One genomic segment of Belonocnema kinseyi isolate 2016_QV_RU_SX_M_011 chromosome 2, B_treatae_v1, whole genome shotgun sequence includes these proteins:
- the LOC117182766 gene encoding uncharacterized protein LOC117182766: MDRAIIKYDNDETLDIKSEFIQDRDAKEITGLYFNIKYESKECTVGKKEDLFADNKKQPRKKKQQIQDLGQENKYKSKKCARSHKVKKKLMYHQKHECNDSPEFTCDFCGKIFKRKTTAKTTDIIFYQHFSSSVTTSLKRNPKYGTKSYNSKISFPSNSRTKTFIKHDNNETSEIKDESFQGQEAEEVTGRSFITKYAVKECN, translated from the exons ATGGATCGA GCaataattaaatatgataatGACGAAACTTTGGACATCAAGAGTGAATTCATCCAAG atcgaGATGCGAAAGAAATTACAGGcctatattttaatataaaatatgaatcaaAAGAATGTACAGTAGGTAAAAAAGAAGATTTGTTTGCTGATAACAAGAAACAGCCAAGAAAAAAGAAGCAGCAAATACAGGATTTAGGACAGGAAAATAAGTACAAATCCAAAAAGTGTGCGCGAAGCCATAAAGTAAAAAAGAAGTTGATGTATCATCAAAAACACGAATGTAACGACTCACCAGAGTTCACATGTGATTTCTGCGGAAAAATATTCAAACGGAAAACTACGGCAAAAACTACtgacattatttttt ACCAACATTTTTCTTCGAGCGTAACGACAAGTCTAAAGCGTAATCCAAAATATGGAACAAAAtcatataatagtaaaatttctttCCCCAGTAATTCTAGAACCAAGACTTTTATTAAACACGACAATAACGAAACTTCAGAAATCAAGGATGAAAGTTTCCAAG GTCAAGAAGCGGAAGAAGTTACAGGCcgaagttttattacaaaatatgcgGTAAAAGAATGCAACTGa
- the LOC117182767 gene encoding uncharacterized protein LOC117182767, translating into MSSSAPSPVEIARENSVSTPRNRKASSESDDAGTLKKHINNCRILTTADGRRILEKDVFSPIVTAKEKDNIGLLLERMLMGQYLLNVQQKNLANKITLIGTHVQSLEENVGGEQNVKLVQDFAEDFDLNLPFAQLQDFQNFDNQLEADRTIRKRFKSTLSDLFTTDISVTLAQKNMIQKYISRSVIMQYTAQKKTDKKSLIFKNTEFYRAMLGTET; encoded by the exons ATGAGCAGTTCAGCACCAAGTCCAGTCGAAATTGCAAGAGAAAATTCgg TCAGTACACCTCGAAATAGAAAGGCCTCCAGTGAATCTGATGATGCAGGTACACTAAAGAAGCACATTAATAACTGCAGAATATTGACGACTGCGGATGGAAGAA GAATTCTTGAGAAAGATGTCTTCAGCCCAATTGTGACGGCCAAAGAAAAAG ATAACATTGGCCTATTATTAGAAAGAATGCTCATGGGACAGTATCTGCTCAATGTTCAGCAGAAGAATTTAGCGAATAAAATAACCCTTATAGGTACTCATGTGCAgagtctcgaagaaaatgttggTGGTGAACAAAATGTGAAGCTAGTCCAAGATTTTGCAGAAGACTTCGATTTGAATTTACCATTCGCCCAGCTCCaggattttcaaaactttgaCAATCAGCTAGAAGCAGATCGGACGATCCGAAAGCGTTTC AAATCAACGCTATCAGATCTGTTCACGACCGATATTAGCGTTACGCTAGCCCAGAAGAATATGATACAAAAATATATCTCCAGAAGCGTGATAATGCAGTACACTGCGCAGAAGAAGACGGACAAAAAATCGCTTATATTCAAGAATACAGAGTTTTATAGAGCAATGTTAGGTactgaaacataa